CCCCATGGAGTCCTTATGCCCAAAGAATACAGAATCGAACATGATAGTCTTGGTGAAGTTCAGGTCCTGACGGATGCGTATTATGGCGTTCAGACACAGCGTGCTCTCGAAAACTTCTATATTTCAGGTATTCCCATGTCGCATTATCCGCGACTTATTCAAGCTTTGGCCTATGTCAAACTGGCCGCAGCGGACGCCAACGCCTCGCTCGGGTTGTTGGATGAGGAGAAAAGCCGGGCCATTGCCCGGGCGTGCGAGGAAATTCTTTCCGGCAAGCTGCACGATCAGTTCGTGGTGGACGTGATGCAGGGCGGGGCCGGAACCTCTGCCAACATGAATGCCAATGAAGTCATCTGCAATCGTGCCTTGGAATTTTTGGGATTTGAAAAAGGCGACTACGAGCATTTGCACCCCTTGAATCATGTCAATATGTCACAGTCCACTAATGACGTGTACCCCTCGGCCTTGAATATCGCCTTGATTTTCGAGGTGCGAGAATTGATGGACGCCATGTTGCACCTGAAGAAGGCGTTTGCGGCCAAAGGACGGGAGTTTGCCGACGTGCTCAAGATGGGACGGACTCAGTTGCAGGATGCGGTTCCCATGACGCTGGGGCAGGAGTTCGCAGCTTGGGGGGTGATGGTTGGTGAAGACGTGCAGCGTTTGGATGAGGCCCAACATCTGGTCCACGAGATCAACATGGGTGCGACTGCTATCGGGACTGGATTGAACGCGCATCCTGATTATGCCCGGACCGTGACCGAAAAGCTGGTTGAATACACGACATTGCAGCTTATTTCATCCCCGGACCTTGTGGAAGCGACGCAGGATACGGGTGCCTATGTGCAGTTGTCCGGCGTGCTCAAACGTGTTGCGGTCAAGCTGTCAAAGATTTGTAATGACTTGCGATTGCTGTCCAGCGGTCCCCGATGTGGTTTCAATGAGATCAACCTGCCGCCCATGCAGCCGGGGTCCTCGATTATGCCGGGCAAGGTCAATCCTGTCATTCCTGAAGTGGTCAATCAGGTCGCGTTCGCCGTGGTGGGCAAGGATGTCACCATCTCCATGGCTTCGGAAGCCGGTCAGCTCGAACTGAATGTCATGGAACCAGTGATCGGGTATTCCCTGTTTCAGTCCATGAACATGTTGCAGCGCGCGTGTCACACCTTGGCGGACAAGTGCGTGTCAGGTATTACGGCCAATCGTGAACGGTGTCATGACCTCGTGGCACAATCCATTGGACTGGTCACGGCATTGAATCCCATCATCGGATATGAACGTTCCGCCGAGATCGCCAAGGAGGCCATGAAAACAGGGCGGTCCGTTTATGAAATAGTTTTGGAAAAGGGATACCTGAGTCAGGAAGAAATTACGGACATCCTCAAACCAGAGAACATGGTTAAGCCCCGGTATTACAGGCGTTCTTGAGTCTGCGCTGATGTGAGCATTTTGGCGGTGAAGCGGTTGCGTCTTCGGTGGAAATGACCATTTTCAGATTCGTTGGTATGACGGAGAATGGCCTGTTGTTGCCTTTTCATACGAGTTGCCGTACCTTTCTAGATAAAGTCCAGAGAGCAATTTTTACGATGGATATTGAGGGAGGGGAATATGCGCCACGTCAGGGCACTCTTTGCGGTACTGGTCCTGTTGACCATGGCCGGTTGTGGATCACTCAATCCATTTCCGAAGCATATCTATTCCACCCCGCCCCAAGAGACGGGCCAACCATCCCGGTATGATCCCAAAACCAACCCGTATACGGTGATGGGA
This Pseudodesulfovibrio sp. JC047 DNA region includes the following protein-coding sequences:
- the aspA gene encoding aspartate ammonia-lyase, producing the protein MPKEYRIEHDSLGEVQVLTDAYYGVQTQRALENFYISGIPMSHYPRLIQALAYVKLAAADANASLGLLDEEKSRAIARACEEILSGKLHDQFVVDVMQGGAGTSANMNANEVICNRALEFLGFEKGDYEHLHPLNHVNMSQSTNDVYPSALNIALIFEVRELMDAMLHLKKAFAAKGREFADVLKMGRTQLQDAVPMTLGQEFAAWGVMVGEDVQRLDEAQHLVHEINMGATAIGTGLNAHPDYARTVTEKLVEYTTLQLISSPDLVEATQDTGAYVQLSGVLKRVAVKLSKICNDLRLLSSGPRCGFNEINLPPMQPGSSIMPGKVNPVIPEVVNQVAFAVVGKDVTISMASEAGQLELNVMEPVIGYSLFQSMNMLQRACHTLADKCVSGITANRERCHDLVAQSIGLVTALNPIIGYERSAEIAKEAMKTGRSVYEIVLEKGYLSQEEITDILKPENMVKPRYYRRS